From the Thermococcus sp. 18S1 genome, one window contains:
- a CDS encoding CBS domain-containing protein — MVGILVQEVMTDRFQKIDIAAPLSEAIGIFEKEDPDLILVFDGNLYKGVLTQDLIIRSHLKWDPTKAKVRDVYKTAPVIKPDEDLSKAAKLMMEVDLRSLPVGESKAEIIGVISDIELLKRVAEGEFGKKKTEEFMTKDVITLKPDDTVAKALATMRDHAISRIPIVNEAGKLEGLVTLHDLIIRFIKPRFKSQYGEVAGEKIPPFSMQLRDVMIRGVITARPEASVRETVATMMENGIDGLVIVDDNNKVVGVLTVKDLLLPISRMVEKEARFYLQLGGDAEILSDFTRERIIEDVRRFVDGYEDLLGQEGIIYLYIRRFNEKFRGVHLYQARMRVVTDRGVFVATGETWGAIQAVHDALRAIERQLLQKAELEHDTRYYKRFIEKLGLE; from the coding sequence ATGGTCGGTATTCTTGTGCAGGAAGTTATGACCGACAGGTTCCAGAAAATCGACATCGCCGCCCCGCTTTCTGAGGCGATCGGAATTTTTGAGAAGGAAGACCCCGACCTTATTCTGGTCTTCGACGGAAACCTGTACAAGGGAGTCCTGACGCAGGACCTTATTATACGCTCCCACCTCAAGTGGGACCCAACCAAGGCAAAGGTTAGAGACGTGTACAAAACCGCACCGGTTATCAAACCGGATGAAGACCTCAGCAAGGCTGCCAAACTTATGATGGAGGTTGATCTTCGTTCCCTCCCCGTTGGGGAGAGCAAGGCTGAAATCATTGGAGTTATAAGCGACATAGAGCTTCTCAAGAGGGTCGCCGAGGGAGAGTTCGGAAAGAAGAAGACGGAGGAGTTCATGACCAAGGACGTTATAACCCTGAAACCGGACGATACCGTGGCCAAGGCCCTGGCCACAATGCGCGACCACGCGATATCGAGGATTCCAATAGTAAACGAGGCTGGAAAGCTCGAGGGGCTCGTAACCCTCCACGACCTCATCATAAGGTTCATCAAGCCCCGCTTCAAGTCCCAGTACGGCGAGGTGGCTGGTGAGAAGATTCCCCCGTTCAGCATGCAGCTCCGCGACGTCATGATAAGGGGCGTCATAACCGCCAGGCCTGAGGCCAGCGTCAGGGAGACCGTGGCGACGATGATGGAGAACGGCATCGACGGCCTCGTCATCGTCGATGATAACAACAAGGTTGTGGGTGTCCTGACTGTAAAGGACCTGCTCCTGCCAATATCGAGGATGGTGGAGAAGGAGGCCCGCTTCTATCTCCAGTTGGGAGGTGACGCCGAGATACTCAGCGACTTCACAAGGGAGCGCATCATAGAGGATGTCAGGCGCTTCGTTGATGGCTACGAGGATCTTCTGGGCCAGGAGGGCATAATCTACCTCTACATAAGGCGCTTCAACGAGAAGTTCCGCGGCGTGCACCTATACCAGGCAAGGATGCGTGTTGTCACCGACAGGGGAGTCTTTGTGGCTACGGGAGAAACGTGGGGTGCAATACAGGCAGTTCACGACGCCCTGCGGGCCATCGAGAGGCAGCTGCTCCAGAAGGCCGAGCTGGAGCATGACACCCGGTACTACAAGAGATTCATAGAAAAATTGGGGCTGGAGTGA
- a CDS encoding TrkH family potassium uptake protein, whose protein sequence is MLELGKHINISDDLFVVKNLIGSILQGVGIAYLIPVLLAWFYPEEIKYVIYFAIPGTFCVLFGAWLARHMGKIEDVNLRQAMVSAAFTWLFASAISVVPFMAIAKMSFIDSYFESMSAWTGTGLTMMTNLESYPHILLFWRAWMQWLGGIGIVLVALTVLIRPGVAAARLYRAEARSERILPNLVNTSKVIFQIYSVLTVVGIYLYYINGMPLFDAVTHSMTGLGTGGMSTHDLSIGYFNSTSIEAVTIFLMIMGAVNFTVHYRMFVSRHLKPFFEDIQVGYMFVFLVPAVAITAYSLIQVGDTVGESLRQAVFHSASAITCTGFSIADLRRYPELGKFIIGILMVIGGGAGSTAGGIKLIRVTLMYESLKWTLQQAILPRGAVIKRKVGSYLFTEEDIQEVMSFTITYIALLLFGTVYTMLRMGTSLVDSFFEVASAQGNVGLSVGITSTHMPLDMKILLILHMWIGRLEIFSTLVFIISTFFLVPRVVRGR, encoded by the coding sequence ATGCTGGAACTCGGCAAGCACATCAACATCTCGGACGACCTGTTCGTGGTGAAGAACCTCATCGGCTCAATCCTTCAGGGCGTGGGCATCGCCTACCTCATCCCGGTATTGCTGGCCTGGTTCTATCCGGAGGAGATTAAGTACGTCATCTACTTTGCCATCCCTGGCACGTTCTGTGTGCTCTTCGGTGCCTGGCTGGCGAGGCACATGGGTAAAATCGAGGACGTCAACCTCAGGCAGGCCATGGTTTCGGCCGCGTTCACCTGGCTCTTTGCCTCCGCCATAAGCGTCGTACCCTTCATGGCCATAGCCAAGATGTCGTTCATTGACTCCTACTTCGAGAGCATGAGCGCGTGGACGGGTACGGGCCTCACCATGATGACCAATCTGGAGAGCTATCCGCATATCCTCCTCTTCTGGCGTGCCTGGATGCAGTGGCTCGGTGGAATCGGTATAGTTCTCGTTGCCCTCACCGTCCTCATACGCCCCGGTGTGGCTGCCGCGAGACTCTACCGGGCCGAGGCCAGGAGCGAAAGAATCCTCCCGAACCTGGTTAACACATCCAAGGTCATCTTCCAGATATATTCCGTCCTGACCGTTGTGGGCATTTACCTGTACTACATCAACGGCATGCCCCTCTTTGATGCGGTTACTCACTCCATGACGGGCCTGGGTACGGGTGGTATGAGCACTCATGACCTTAGCATCGGCTACTTCAACAGCACGTCCATTGAGGCGGTCACAATATTTCTGATGATAATGGGTGCCGTCAACTTCACGGTTCACTACAGGATGTTCGTCAGCAGGCATCTGAAGCCCTTCTTTGAGGACATCCAGGTAGGGTATATGTTTGTGTTTCTTGTCCCCGCTGTGGCGATAACTGCTTACAGCCTCATCCAGGTGGGCGACACTGTGGGTGAGTCCCTCCGGCAGGCGGTTTTCCACTCTGCCTCTGCAATAACATGTACCGGATTCAGCATCGCTGACCTGCGCAGATACCCCGAACTCGGCAAGTTCATAATCGGAATCCTCATGGTCATAGGCGGTGGCGCTGGAAGCACCGCGGGCGGTATAAAGCTCATTCGCGTCACCCTGATGTACGAGAGCCTGAAGTGGACCCTCCAGCAGGCCATACTTCCCAGGGGAGCCGTCATAAAACGCAAGGTTGGCAGCTATCTGTTCACCGAGGAAGATATTCAGGAGGTCATGAGCTTCACGATAACCTATATTGCCCTGCTCCTCTTTGGAACCGTTTACACGATGCTCCGCATGGGAACCAGCCTCGTGGATTCCTTCTTCGAGGTGGCCTCCGCCCAGGGTAATGTTGGCCTGAGTGTTGGGATAACCTCGACCCACATGCCCCTCGATATGAAGATTCTCCTCATCCTCCACATGTGGATAGGGAGGCTCGAGATATTCTCCACCCTGGTGTTCATTATAAGCACGTTCTTCCTCGTCCCGAGGGTGGTGAGGGGCAGATGA
- the map gene encoding type II methionyl aminopeptidase, with product MDEREALIKAGEIARQVKKEVAELIKPGAKLYDIAEFVERRIIELGGKPAFPCNLSINEIAAHYTPYKGDETVLREGDYLKLDLGVHVDGYIADTAVTYRVGMEEDELMAAAREALENAISTIRAGTRINELGKAIEDTIRGKGFNPIVNLSGHKIERYKLHAGISIPNIYRPADSYELKEGDVIAIEPFATTGAGQVIEVPPALIFMYVRDRPVRMAQARRLLMHIKREYKTLPFAYRWLQGFMQEGQLKLALAQLDRVGAVYSYPILREVRGGMVAQFEHTVIVEKDGAYIMT from the coding sequence GTGGACGAAAGGGAGGCACTGATAAAGGCCGGCGAGATAGCCCGACAGGTTAAGAAGGAAGTTGCCGAACTCATAAAGCCGGGAGCAAAGCTCTATGACATTGCCGAGTTCGTTGAAAGGCGCATAATTGAGCTTGGTGGAAAACCGGCGTTTCCGTGCAACCTTTCGATAAACGAAATCGCAGCCCACTACACGCCTTACAAGGGCGATGAAACCGTCCTCAGGGAGGGAGACTACCTCAAGCTCGACCTCGGCGTTCACGTCGATGGATACATAGCCGACACCGCCGTGACATACCGCGTCGGGATGGAAGAGGACGAGCTGATGGCGGCTGCCAGAGAGGCCCTCGAGAACGCCATCTCCACGATCAGGGCAGGCACCAGGATAAACGAGCTGGGGAAGGCCATAGAGGACACCATACGCGGGAAGGGGTTCAACCCGATAGTCAACCTAAGCGGCCACAAGATAGAGCGCTACAAACTCCACGCCGGCATCAGCATACCCAACATATACCGCCCCGCAGATAGCTACGAGCTCAAGGAGGGGGATGTCATAGCGATAGAGCCCTTCGCGACCACCGGGGCCGGCCAGGTTATAGAGGTTCCACCGGCGCTCATTTTCATGTACGTGCGCGATAGACCCGTCAGAATGGCCCAGGCGAGGAGGCTCCTCATGCACATCAAGAGGGAGTACAAAACGCTTCCCTTCGCCTACCGCTGGCTGCAGGGCTTTATGCAGGAAGGACAGCTCAAACTCGCCCTCGCCCAGCTCGACAGGGTCGGGGCCGTTTACAGCTACCCGATACTGCGTGAGGTCAGGGGCGGTATGGTCGCCCAGTTCGAGCACACGGTCATCGTGGAGAAAGATGGGGCCTACATCATGACCTGA